The Theileria equi strain WA chromosome 2 map unlocalized gcontig_1105316255037, whole genome shotgun sequence genomic sequence AAATTCCTGGtcttcatagacaatgaGTAGagcctctgatttacccaaaactttgcatctgacattcttggtaaaggaTTCACGGACACATTTTAATCCACCAGAAAGAGCACTTCCTAACCAAAATCCTAAGGACTTAAAGAACCCATAGTCTTTAGTAGGCCACTTACTCCGATCATGCTCATATTTGGAATAGGTCTTAAGgtaaccatctccagtgAAGGCcaagactatcattaaaccttgggatgtaaatgtgttaACAGATGAATAAGTACCTTCTctctctttacagcatttgCAGTTATTAGatatacattttttggGATCACAAGCTCCGGAACCTCCTTCCTTGCAGTTGCATCCACAGTTCTCTTGGCAGTTTTTtgtgcagtatttacctacTTGCTGACCATCCTTAAGCTTATTCCTGATGACCAAACTATCTTTTAAACAGACAACTCTTACATTATCTTCACTGCAAGGTCTTCTGATTCTAGTGAGTATAAAAAGTACTCTTCCGCACTAACTGCTTAATTTTACCATTTTCAACTGTATGAGTACATGGCCAATAGTTTTTTAGATGGTCTATACTCTCCTTCCTTTCAGCCTTTAAATAGGTAGCATAAAATCCCGTGTGTGAACAATGTGTCGCATTTCCCGAAAACGTTCACCTTTACTCTTGCCATTAAAACAACGACTGCTTAGCTAAGGATAGATTCTAATCACCAGTAATTTCATTATAAAAACCCGATAAATCAATATTTTGGCCTTAAATGCAGTTATTAAATCACATTATTCATTAGATGGCAGAAACAAAATCTTCACTTTTGCATTCATTATTTCACCAATCCACTCGTTCTCTTTAGCTAGTTCCTCACACTTTCTTGAGTATATAAACAAGAGTACATTCACTACTCTCCAAATTGTCCTGATGCGTCACCAGTATTCTGGAACTGGACTGTTTATGTCATCACGGATCCACTATTCATCACCCTCATGAGTGGTTTACATGGCCTCTCTAGCCATCTTCCAGATGATTTCAGGATATTTATGGATTTAATGGCCATATTACTCACCCAAAGTCCTCCATATGGGCCACAGTTGCGCATTGGACCGACTCTTGTCATTACAAGATTCCGCAATTTCTATCAATTCTCTAGCCAGTCTAACCCCTTACTGGCATAATACGGGATCCTTAGATGAACTTTATAGCAAATACAAGATTGTTAAGCAAGAGATGATGCATTAGAGCTCCGTAAAATGGCGCTTGACATAGCCTCTTTCTGACAGTTTCGGAGGTCCAGACACCTCGCTAGAGACCTCCAGGTGGTCACCAGGTTCGCAGACATGGCTCCTATACTGAGCTATACTCGCCCATTAGCTAAGCGCACGGAATCACCATTTCTTCACCCGATTGGATTTGGGTGTGGCATTCCTCAGAATACATAAACATGCCTTGGCCATTCTTTCTCCTCCTGTACATACACACTGCATTTTTACATGGAAGGGATGATGTAAGGCACATtggaatccacaaattCCGATTCAACGACAACGTCGCAAAGTTGGCCGACGTTCCTCTAGACGTCCCGTAAGTTTCATTCCTTATCCTCCACCTCTATGATTTATacaaatttccattccatAATCATCGTTTATGTTCAATTCTTGCGAATTTCATAAATGTGTGTGCCGAAAAACCGCAAATTTGCCATAGAAGGACTGTCGACCCGAAAAGCGTcaagaatgatgaaaacGTAGACAAGAAGGGAGGAAAGTCAGGAATTAGCGATGAAAAGGTAAACGACAGAGTCGTCAAGACACAGGAGaaagatgagaatgatgaaaaaggtaaagaagaaacaaaAGACGGCGACGAAAGCCACAAGGATGTTAAACCAGAGACTATCAGTCCATCTGATAAGAAACTAGCGGATAGTGACGTAAATGGAAGCGTCAATGCCACAAGTGGAAACCCAAACATCCTGAATGGCAATTCAAGTATCTCTGGTAACAACGTAAAGTCATCAAAGAGGCCCTCATTCCTCAATTTCGAACATGAAAAGGAGATTAATCACGCCCAGGCAATTGGATACACAAGTTCGACGTACCCGAATCCAACCACTGACCCTCACTTGTGTATACACTCAAAGTACGCTCTTGCATTACGCCACACTCGTTTGTAGCGATGTTAAAAGTTTTCTTTGCGACCCTGACGGGATATTGAGTGATTCAGAGCAGATTAAACTCAATAGAATACTCCTCAAGTGTAAAATTCGGGTAGGTCCTATTCCTAATTCACCATCTTCACTCTCTACTCATGCATGTTCTACATTTTCCCATCCAGACATTTGTGGCACTCGCATTAAATATTCTTGTTGGCTCAGAGGATCCGATAGAGACGCAGAAACAATTTGGAATCGAACTTGAAAAGTGAGTGTCTGTGCATATCCACAAATGGTACATTTATCTCCTTTTGCACAATCACTCTGAACATCGTTCTAAAATGCTTCCTGATGACTGTTAATACATTGTACACTGAATGTTTTAGGAAATACGCAGAGGCTCCGGACGACTCTATATTATTGGTCTATGTAAAGGTACCTTGATTTGCAGCTCATCAACTCATTTATCTAGGAGTTCAAAACACTTAAAATTATCGCAGGAGGTATGTTATTCTATTCATTCTAGGACTATCTGGCTGGAAGAGTGTAAATGGGTGAATTGGAGTGCtgattgtactactgacgactgtgttgatagttgttcatcttgttctgtggatagtctctctgacggtgagctgGTTGTGaggaaggatgaatgaatgattGTCTAGGGATGCTGAGTAAGGGAACTAGAAAGTAGGATTATGAATGTCCTCAATAAACATAAAGAGGAAGTGTCCAAAAGGAGAGAGTCCGGGTAATTGCAAAGATAATGGAGTTATATATGCAGAAAAGGGAAACCTTCTAGAGCCTGCTACAGATTATGGGTATGTCACCCACGGAAAACCTTTTGGACCGGTAATAACAGATCTTTACTACGGTGAACATGAACTTCAGATAGACAATGGTGGAGGACCCACTTCATTGTCTACTAAACGCCCCGATGCATGGGAAGTAACAACTTACTACTCTTTTACACATGATGGTGGTGAGGAAATAAATAAACCTCTCGTCCTCAGAGTACAAACTATTACCAGCGCCGGGTATACGtggtatgaaaataccGGagatggtataaaatggaggaagattGAAGGCTCTGATAAGTTTCCTAGCAGTGACACAGATCCTGCTAGTCTTCAGTTCAAGAATGAACTAGATAGGCTTGCATGTAAACTCCACGATCTCCATTCTGTTGACATTTATGAGAAAGGCAATGGTGAGGGAAAATACTCTTGTCCGTGCAAAAATATTAATGTGGACATAGAGAAATCTCTTAATAAGGATGCAATAGATGGGTACATCTGTTATCTGCACACATACAACCCTAATATAACAAGGGCTAGATATAGGAGTACTCTTCTTACATGGAGAACTGGTAAAGGTGCTAAATATGAAGCATTTTCACTCAGTGACAAAACCCTTAATCTCTCTGTTTTCTACTGggataaagatgaagatcATACAAAACCCCTACTTATGCAAGTATATGTTGGAAGTATGGAAGCTGGTCTCTTTGGTAATGTACCAGTTTCCCTAGGTAATGATGGTAGCAGTCTCAATGATAGATGGAGTATGATAAGTGATCATGAACCAGGAGAGAAGATATATGCAGATACCCTCCACAAACAAAGGTGCAAACTCTTCCATCCAGTGATCATAGATGTCTCTCAGGAAAACAGCTATATTAATCCATACTGTGAAAAGAACAAATGTACCAAGGGAGGATCTCCTGATAAAGTAATTGCTGAAAAATACAATGATCCTCAATATGAAGAGCTCAGTTCGGGTAAATATAGTGCTTGGAAGCACACCTATAGGAATGGAGAGCCTTTTACCGTAACTGGTTTCATTAATGGTTCTTCAGAAGGTACGGATCTAGACGAACTTATACTATGGAATGTTAAAGATGTAGTGGTTTTCTTGCCCTCTTGTAAGACATTCAATGATCCAGCTACAGAAGCTCCTCTTGTAGTCCGTGTTAGCAGTAGGAGTGGATATAATTATAGGTGGTCCAATAACTATTGCACAAAGAATGGTGGTAAGTGGGAGCTGGAGGGTAAACTAAAAAGTGAGGTTCCAAAGATACCTGGTAATCTTAAAGCTACTCTGGAGATTGCTAAACAACTAGAACGATCAGAACAAGAATCAGAACTACGAGAACATTCTGAGGGACTAAGATCCAAAGATACTAAAGACCTTGAAGAAGCTGAGGATGAGGGAGAAGAGGAGGGAGCTAAAGAAGGTGAAAAAGGATATACTGTTCAAGAACCTgaaactcttcctcattttGCTAAACTAATAGGATCCAAAcataaagaaaaggaggaatCACGACTAGGAGCAGAACTACGTTCTGAAGTACCACAATCAGcatctgaagaaaaggtaaaaGATGAACCATCTAGTGGTAATGAAAGTTCATATGAAGGAAAAGGTACTCCTAGTCCTGCTGAAGTTACTGTTCCTGTTGTTAGTAGTAAAGCTGAAGATCTTGCCAGCGGTAGAACTACCATCTCTGAATTTCTTGCACATAATGGTGTTCAACGTGAAGAGGTTCCCGCagctgacttatctgaccaggttcttgatacagagtctgagaccaagattctcctacaaggCACTCCTGTAGCTCAAATGACTGAGGATGCTGTAGAAGTATTTACTAAAAAACTATGGGAATTTTTTGATCCTCTTACCGAGCTTAAATCAACCCTTGCTGGTGCTGCTAGTATAGGTGCTACAAAAGCGGCTTATCACCTGGTTAATGGTATTGAAAGGCTTGGAAGAACATTTTGGGAGaaaaataaagaaaaaTATGCTGAAAGAGACCCTAAAGGAGGTGGTAAAGCTGAAAATCTTGAAGCTAAAGTTGAAGAAGTCTCTACTCATGAACCTACCGGAGAGAATTCTGATGTTGGACTTCAAGGAGCCCCTGAAGGTAAAGTTTCCTCTACATCTACTCAAGGTTCTCAACAAGAATCTGATCTCCTATCCACCAAAGCTGGCACTCAAGCTGGAGGCTCTCCTCTTGAGGATCAAGAAAAAGCTGAAACTGAAGATACTGGCTCTGTATCTACTGAAGAAAATTCTGTTGCTGAACATACTCCTCCTGAAGAAACTCCTCAAGCTAAACCTGCTCCTCAAAAAGCTGAAGCTCGTCCTGAAGTTGCTGCTCCCAAAGCTGAATCTACTGCTAGACTTGAAGACTCAGGCTCTTATGCTCCTGGAGCTCCTAATCCTAAATCTGATGACTCTACTAACATTATTAAGATATCCATAGGAGTTCCTGCTGGCATTTTTGGcacttctgccttggcttgtttcactggatggaaactttataaccgctataaaggagatccttgggttagacagatttaggagtctatggagatactctagaggtactagcttggatactgagtagtttgtctaatggagtacttCCGTGGTAAAAGAATCTTGTAAGGAGTGATGACATGAATGGCTACCCTCGAGAAGAACCACGCCTACTAGCCCACTCACTGACATCCTTCCAGCTTCGCAACCCACGGACGAAAATCCCTCAGTTACACATTTTCCTCAACCATACCCCTTCACATTAATTCTACAGGCAACGTGACTCCAAGGGTTATTTCAGAGGTGTGTAGGTCTATGGTCCATGTACATGTGTTAGGACAAGATATTGGCGCTGGAGCGCGAGTTTGACGAAAGTACAAGGAGCACATTCGAGGCCCTTGAGGACATCATTGAGAAAATCAACGGCAAGACAAGCTCACGCACAGGTACAAGTCTTGTAAACCCACAGATTCCTCCTGGCTCAAGGAGGCCCTTTTGCGCGGAAAATCACAAATTTCAGGTCTCGTCTTTTGGTCGTGTGTAGCGGCGCTCCTGGTCATCTGGGGTTTTTATATGGCACGTGAATACTTTTGCTGACCGTCTGGCCAGAACGATTTTGTATTTCAATTTGTATACAAAATTTACGTTTATCGTATTGTGTCCGTCCCTAGTCTATGCTAGTCGTCGAATCCGTCTCTGGACTCGAGTTCTCACTTGGCAAAATCGATAGCAGATAAACGTCACGATGTGCTCGATCTTGAGGAACGCAATTGGCAGTATCATGCCCAGAAATGCGCTGAAATTCGCACGTCATGCCTCCACGGCCGCCGCGGGGCCCACAAAGGAGATGAACATGTGCACAGCCATCAATGACGCCCTTCACATCTCCATGGCCGAAGATCCAACGTAAGTTTCCGCTTGTAGCTCACAGATGACCATGTAGGACCTGTATATTTGGAGAAGACGTAGCTTTTGGCGGTGTCTTTAGGTGTTCGGTGGGTCTCCTGGAGAAGTTTGGAGCACACAGAGTTTTTAACACGCCCATTTCCGAGCAGGGTATCGCTGGATTTGCCATTGGAATGGCTGCGTTGGGAGCAAATGCGATTGCTGAGATCCAGTTTGCCGACTATATATTCCCAGCCTTTGATCAGATTGTAAACGAGGCTGCCAAATTCAGGTATCGCTCAGGAAGTGCATGGGATGTTGGCAAGTTGACCATTAGGTCTACCTGGGGAGCTGTAGGTCACGGTGGTTTGTACCACTCACAGGCTCCAGAATCCCAATTTGCGCACGCAGCAGGTCTCAAGATTGTCATTCCAAGAGGAGCATACCAGGCCAAGGGTCTGTTGTTGAGCTCCATCAGAGACCCAAACCCAGTCTTATTTTTCGAGCCCAAGGCACTCTACAGAGCTCAAGTTGGTCAAGTTCCATTGGGAGACTATGAAATTCCTCTCTCCCAAGCTGAAGTGGTGAAGGAAGGCACTGATGTTACTCTTGTTGGATACGGTAATTCGGTTGCCTGGATGCTCAAGGCTGCGGAAAGGGCAGAACAGGATCATGGTATCAAGGCTGAGGTTATTGACCTCCAGACAATTTTGCCATGGGATGTGGAGACCGTGGAGAAGTCTGTAACAAAAACTGCCAGACTTATTGTTACCCACGAGGCCCCCAAGACTGTAGGTATGGGCGCAGAAATTGCAGCTACTATTATGGAGAGGTGTTTCTTTAAATTGGAGGCGCCAATTAAGCGCGTATGCGGATATGATACGCCATTCCCGCTTGTGTATGAGAAGCTTTATTTGCCCAATGAGCACAAGCTTTATGACGCCATTGTAGACGTTTGTAACTCTTAGTTTTTTATCGTGTACATGTTAGACAACACTAAGATTGTGACTCTCGAGGAGCTTTAGTAGTTCGTCAATGGTCATGACCTGCTGGGCGTCTGTGTCCAGCGGGCGTAACGAGACTGTCTTGTCTTCCTTTTCGCGATCTCCGACAATGGCCATGTAGTTCCAGCGTTGCTGTTGGCCAAACTTTATCTTTTTGTTCATTGTGTTTGTGGTCTTGTCGACTTCGACATTGTATCCTGAGCAATTTGTGTGATGAGAAAACAACAAACCCTTGCTGAGTAACGTATTGTACACGAAATCTGCATAATCCAAATGCTTATCGGAGATTGGGATGATCAAAACTTGGGTTGGAGAGAGCCAGAATGGGAGTTTACCTTTTGTTTGCTCCAAAACAATGGCAATAAAACGTTCAATAGAGCCCAAAATTGCCCTGTGTATGATAACTGGCCTAGAAAACCCATTCCTCAAACCACTTTCGCTTTTTTCTGTTGCAGAATTCGCTGTTTCTGCACATTTATGACTGGACAAACTAAAAACTTACCATCAAACGACTTGTCCCTGTACTCAAGGTTGAACCTAATTGGTAGGTTGAAATCCAGTTGGATGGTACCGCACTGATGTTCACGATCCAAGCAGTCAAAGAGAACAATGTCGATCTTTGGGCCGTAAAATGCACCATCTCCGGGGTTAAGAGTCCATTTGTTCCCAGACCTATTCAAGGCTTCTGTCAGGGACGCTTCCGCAATTTCCCAGAGTTTTTCATCACCAAGAGCCTTTGCAGGTTTAGTTGACAACTTGAATTCATATCTAAAATTGAAGAGGGAGTATACTTTGCCAATGAAGTTGATCAAATCCAAAACTTCATCCATGATCTGATCCTGAGTGCAAAAGATGTGAGCATCATCCTGCTGGAATCTTCTAACTCTAGTTAAACCACTGAGTGAACCAGTGAGTTCGTTTCTGTGCAAAACACCAAAATCAGCCAAACGAAGTGGTAGTTGGCGGTAAGAGAGATTCATATGCTTGAACATCAAGCAGTGTCCAGGGCAATTCATGGGCTTCATTCCCCATTCAGTATCATCAGACATGAAAGTATACATGTTCTCCTTGTAGTTATCATAATGTCCAGATTGTCTCCACAAATCACAGGAGTAGATGTTTGGAGTTACAACCTCCTGATAGCCACGTACCCGATAGTTATCTCTCAAAAAGGTTGTCAGACGGTTGTATATCTTTGCTCCATTAGGCAGCCAAAAGCAGGATCCTGGGGAGTGAACGGAATCGAAATAAAATAGGTTCAACTGCGTCCCAATTAATCTGTGATCGCGCTGCTTAGCTTCTTCAATACGGGCATGATAAGATTTTAGTTGATCCTTCTCGGGGAATGAAATTCCATACACTCTCTGCAATGAGTCTGCATCAGAGTTTGATAGCCAGTAGCATGAGGATGCCTTGAGAATATCAAAGGATGCCCCCTTGATAAATGAGGTAAAGGGAACATGAGGACCTCTACATAGATCGACAAAATCTCCACATCTATAACATACAGTCTTTTCACCATCTGCAATTTTCCTCTTGATCAAATCAACTTTGAATGGGTTGTAGCTCATGAGTTGCAAAGCCTCCTCCTTGGTGCAAATTAGACGTTCAAATGGCTTGTTTGAGATACTCATTTTGTCAACGTGGGTAATCATTCCCTTTACATCTTCTGGTTTCAAGGTCTACATGTGCATGTAAATGGAATTTGTAAACAAACGTTTGTTCCCATGAAGCAGTCGTAGTAGAAGCCACTTGACAAGGCTGGACCAATGGTCAAGAATGCTCCGTAAAACGTTTCCAATGCACTTCCTAAAGAATAATTGTATATGCATATCATATATTCAAACCTAGCATGTGAGCGGAAGAGTGCCAAAAGACGTGTTTCCCGAGCTCGGAATCAAAGTCCAATACTTTTACATGACATGAACCTTCCAATGGTCTGGTCATGTCCCAAAGAGTCCACTCCGAATCAGCCGCTTCATCATGTTCATCAATGTCGATGAGAAGGTCCTTTACTCCACTGTCATTCTCGTACTTTACCTATAGGATGTATGAACGATCTATACAAGAATGAAGGTGTACCTGAGCGACCACAATCTTCTTTGCTCTCTTCTTATCAACCGACAAAATCAAATCGTAAGGTGAGGTCTGGAATGCCTTTCCGTTGAGGGTCAAAACTTCGCCTTCCCTGACCTCGAATTGGATCGTTATATCACTGCTCTCTAGTTCTATACACGAGGATATGCACAGCCAACAAACGTACCCTTGAGGGATTCCTGCTGTTTCTTGTAGAGCTCCTCGAACAGAGCATTTCTCTTGGCGATGAACGCTGGATCCTTCTGTAGGACAAACGTCGCCGGGTCACTGACGATTTTGGTCGAGGCAAGACCGGCATCTATTTTACAACCTGAAGCCATTCTTCTAAATATGGTCGAATTTTTTGCCCTTAGTGGGAAATTGAGATTGAAATAACTTCTAATAAAGCCCGAATTCCGTAAACGTGCTATACATTCTTGTTTGcaggaagaataaactCACCAGCCGTATGTGCACAAACCA encodes the following:
- a CDS encoding hypothetical protein (encoded by transcript BEWA_041370A); translation: MIVLAFTGDGYLKTYSKYEHDRRFWLGSALSGGLKCVRESFTKNVRCKVLGKSEALLIVYEDQEF
- a CDS encoding transketolase, pyridine binding domain containing protein (encoded by transcript BEWA_041400A), whose amino-acid sequence is MCSILRNAIGSIMPRNALKFARHASTAAAGPTKEMNMCTAINDALHISMAEDPTTCIFGEDVAFGGVFRCSVGLLEKFGAHRVFNTPISEQGIAGFAIGMAALGANAIAEIQFADYIFPAFDQIVNEAAKFRYRSGSAWDVGKLTIRSTWGAVGHGGLYHSQAPESQFAHAAGLKIVIPRGAYQAKGLLLSSIRDPNPVLFFEPKALYRAQVGQVPLGDYEIPLSQAEVVKEGTDVTLVGYGNSVAWMLKAAERAEQDHGIKAEVIDLQTILPWDVETVEKSVTKTARLIVTHEAPKTVGMGAEIAATIMERCFFKLEAPIKRVCGYDTPFPLVYEKLYLPNEHKLYDAIVDVCNS
- a CDS encoding signal peptide containing protein (encoded by transcript BEWA_041380A) codes for the protein MPWPFFLLLYIHTAFLHGRDDVRHIGIHKFRFNDNVAKLADVPLDVPRTVDPKSVKNDENVDKKGGKSGISDEKVNDRVVKTQEKDENDEKGKEETKDGDESHKDVKPETISPSDKKLADSDVNGSVNATSGNPNILNGNSSISGNNVKSSKRPSFLNFEHEKEINHAQAIGYTSSTYPNPTTDPHLCIHSNDVKSFLCDPDGILSDSEQIKLNRILLKCKIRTFVALALNILVGSEDPIETQKQFGIELEK
- a CDS encoding hypothetical protein (encoded by transcript BEWA_041390A); the protein is MSSINIKRKCPKGESPGNCKDNGVIYAEKGNLLEPATDYGYVTHGKPFGPVITDLYYGEHELQIDNGGGPTSLSTKRPDAWEVTTYYSFTHDGGEEINKPLVLRVQTITSAGYTWYENTGDGIKWRKIEGSDKFPSSDTDPASLQFKNELDRLACKLHDLHSVDIYEKGNGEGKYSCPCKNINVDIEKSLNKDAIDGYICYLHTYNPNITRARYRSTLLTWRTGKGAKYEAFSLSDKTLNLSVFYWDKDEDHTKPLLMQVYVGSMEAGLFGNVPVSLGNDGSSLNDRWSMISDHEPGEKIYADTLHKQRCKLFHPVIIDVSQENSYINPYCEKNKCTKGGSPDKVIAEKYNDPQYEELSSGKYSAWKHTYRNGEPFTVTGFINGSSEGTDLDELILWNVKDVVVFLPSCKTFNDPATEAPLVVRVSSRSGYNYRWSNNYCTKNGGKWELEGKLKSEVPKIPGNLKATLEIAKQLERSEQESELREHSEGLRSKDTKDLEEAEDEGEEEGAKEGEKGYTVQEPETLPHFAKLIGSKHKEKEESRLGAELRSEVPQSASEEKVKDEPSSGNESSYEGKGTPSPAEVTVPVVSSKAEDLASGRTTISEFLAHNGVQREEVPAADLSDQVLDTESETKILLQGTPVAQMTEDAVEVFTKKLWEFFDPLTELKSTLAGAASIGATKAAYHLVNGIERLGRTFWEKNKEKYAERDPKGGGKAENLEAKVEEVSTHEPTGENSDVGLQGAPEGKVSSTSTQGSQQESDLLSTKAGTQAGGSPLEDQEKAETEDTGSVSTEENSVAEHTPPEETPQAKPAPQKAEARPEVAAPKAESTARLEDSGSYAPGAPNPKSDDSTNIIKISIGVPAGIFGTSALACFTGWKLYNRYKGDPWVRQI
- a CDS encoding threonyl-tRNA synthetase, putative (encoded by transcript BEWA_041410A) → MASGCKIDAGLASTKIVSDPATFVLQKDPAFIAKRNALFEELYKKQQESLKELESSDITIQFEVREGEVLTLNGKAFQTSPYDLILSVDKKRAKKIVVAQYENDSGVKDLLIDIDEHDEAADSEWTLWDMTRPLEGSCHVKVLDFDSELGKHVFWHSSAHMLGSALETFYGAFLTIGPALSSGFYYDCFMGTNTLKPEDVKGMITHVDKMSISNKPFERLICTKEEALQLMSYNPFKVDLIKRKIADGEKTVCYRCGDFVDLCRGPHVPFTSFIKGASFDILKASSCYWLSNSDADSLQRVYGISFPEKDQLKSYHARIEEAKQRDHRLIGTQLNLFYFDSVHSPGSCFWLPNGAKIYNRLTTFLRDNYRVRGYQEVVTPNIYSCDLWRQSGHYDNYKENMYTFMSDDTEWGMKPMNCPGHCLMFKHMNLSYRQLPLRLADFGVLHRNELTGSLSGLTRVRRFQQDDAHIFCTQDQIMDEVLDLINFIGKVYSLFNFRYEFKLSTKPAKALGDEKLWEIAEASLTEALNRSGNKWTLNPGDGAFYGPKIDIVLFDCLDREHQCGTIQLDFNLPIRFNLEYRDKSFDETANSATEKSESGLRNGFSRPVIIHRAILGSIERFIAIVLEQTKGKLPFWLSPTQVLIIPISDKHLDYADFVYNTLLSKGYNVEVDKTTNTMNKKIKFGQQQRWNYMAIVGDREKEDKTVSLRPLDTDAQQVMTIDELLKLLESHNLSVV